In one window of Reinekea forsetii DNA:
- a CDS encoding SDR family oxidoreductase, giving the protein MNLLREPIDVLLLSNVMRAGVAALVKSLASQLSPYGIRVNNIIPGLIATDRIATLDAARSARSGISIEAHREQVWAQIPAKRYGQPEEFANAATFLLSDAASYINGTGLVVDGGKMKSL; this is encoded by the coding sequence ATGAACTTGCTACGCGAACCTATCGACGTGCTATTGTTGTCCAATGTGATGCGGGCCGGCGTCGCGGCACTGGTTAAAAGCTTGGCCAGCCAGTTGTCACCCTACGGTATACGCGTCAACAATATCATCCCAGGCTTGATTGCCACCGATCGTATCGCTACCCTCGATGCAGCGCGCTCTGCTCGTTCGGGGATCAGCATCGAGGCCCATCGCGAGCAGGTTTGGGCGCAGATACCGGCTAAACGCTATGGCCAGCCTGAAGAATTTGCCAATGCCGCCACCTTTCTATTGTCGGATGCGGCAAGCTACATCAACGGCACCGGCCTGGTTGTCGATGGTGGCAAAATGAAATCCCTATAG
- the pyrF gene encoding orotidine-5'-phosphate decarboxylase, with product MSFSNQIKQRWQQGTAVCVGLDPLPELFPAAVSDIFAFNKAIIDATADLACCFKPQFAHYAAVAAEPALKQTIAYIREFYPSVPVILDSKRGDIGSTATMYAREAFEHYQADAVTVNPYMGSDTVLPFADYADKGVIVLCRTSNPSAGEFQNRLIDGEPLYLHVARLAQEQWNRHGNISLVVGATAPEEMRRIRAVAPDLPFLVPGIGAQGGDLQATVDNGRFAGGQGLMINSSRAILYASSGADFAQAARAATLTLKNAINQLAE from the coding sequence TTGAGTTTTAGTAACCAAATCAAACAGCGCTGGCAACAGGGCACCGCCGTCTGTGTCGGACTGGACCCTCTGCCAGAGTTGTTCCCAGCCGCCGTGAGCGATATTTTCGCCTTTAATAAGGCCATCATCGACGCCACTGCCGACCTGGCCTGCTGCTTCAAACCGCAATTTGCGCACTATGCCGCGGTTGCCGCCGAGCCGGCGCTGAAGCAAACCATCGCCTATATCCGTGAGTTTTACCCAAGCGTTCCGGTCATTTTGGATTCCAAGCGCGGCGATATCGGCTCCACCGCGACGATGTATGCGCGCGAGGCCTTTGAGCACTATCAGGCCGACGCCGTTACGGTGAATCCCTACATGGGTTCGGATACGGTCTTGCCTTTTGCCGACTATGCCGACAAGGGCGTGATTGTCTTATGTCGCACCTCTAACCCCTCCGCCGGTGAGTTCCAAAATCGTCTCATCGATGGCGAACCGCTCTATCTGCATGTGGCGCGCCTGGCCCAAGAACAATGGAATCGACATGGCAATATCAGCCTAGTGGTCGGCGCCACTGCACCTGAGGAGATGCGCCGCATACGCGCGGTCGCCCCGGATCTGCCGTTCTTGGTCCCAGGCATAGGTGCTCAAGGGGGGGATCTTCAAGCAACGGTCGATAATGGTCGCTTCGCCGGCGGTCAGGGCCTAATGATCAACTCATCGCGCGCCATCCTGTACGCCTCGAGCGGGGCAGATTTTGCCCAAGCGGCCCGTGCAGCAACCCTGACACTAAAGAACGCCATCAACCAATTAGCGGAATGA
- the msrA gene encoding peptide-methionine (S)-S-oxide reductase MsrA, with protein MSNNSSLPSVAQSLPGRAQAMELDFQHAVLAIDMRHVPDNCASVWLALGCFWGAERLFWALPGVKNTAVGYAGGHTPNPTYDEVCSGQTGHTEIVQVVFDPNEIGLTTLLKVFWEAHNPTQGMRQGNDVGTQYRSAIYGSADQLVVAQASLDAFQQQLTLNSLGQISTELRATPTFYYAETYHQQYLHKNPRGYCGLKGTGVVCAL; from the coding sequence ATGTCGAATAACAGCAGCTTACCGAGTGTAGCTCAAAGTTTGCCGGGTCGAGCGCAGGCGATGGAACTCGATTTTCAGCACGCCGTTTTGGCGATTGATATGCGGCACGTGCCCGATAATTGCGCCTCAGTCTGGCTCGCGTTGGGCTGTTTTTGGGGTGCGGAGCGACTCTTTTGGGCTTTGCCTGGCGTTAAGAACACCGCTGTAGGCTATGCCGGTGGGCACACACCGAACCCGACCTATGATGAGGTCTGTTCCGGCCAAACCGGACATACTGAAATAGTGCAGGTGGTGTTCGATCCGAATGAGATTGGCTTGACGACGCTGCTGAAGGTTTTCTGGGAAGCACACAACCCGACGCAGGGCATGCGCCAGGGCAATGATGTCGGTACCCAATACCGCTCAGCGATCTATGGTAGTGCAGACCAGCTGGTGGTCGCCCAGGCCTCGCTGGACGCCTTTCAACAGCAACTGACGCTGAACTCCCTGGGTCAAATTAGTACCGAGCTGCGCGCAACGCCGACCTTTTACTATGCAGAAACCTACCATCAGCAGTATCTACACAAAAATCCCAGAGGCTATTGCGGCCTTAAGGGCACTGGCGTGGTCTGCGCGCTCTAA
- a CDS encoding PilZ domain-containing protein, whose protein sequence is MEPNKRRFQRIPFDAQIRMTLTDKNREPITGLLQDISLKGALITVSKASTVLTIGQRGALKIRPEQSDIEFNFTVEVAYALSDKPTYGLNLVGLDLESASYLRRLIEVNLGNDDGLQREFSHLIEAMVAEHTSL, encoded by the coding sequence ATGGAACCTAACAAACGCCGGTTTCAGCGCATCCCGTTCGATGCGCAGATCAGAATGACCCTTACGGACAAAAACCGAGAGCCGATCACCGGGCTGCTCCAAGACATCAGCCTCAAGGGCGCGCTAATCACGGTCAGTAAAGCCTCTACCGTGTTGACGATTGGCCAGCGCGGCGCACTAAAGATACGGCCCGAGCAGAGCGATATCGAATTCAACTTCACCGTCGAGGTCGCCTATGCGTTGTCTGATAAGCCGACCTATGGTCTGAATCTAGTCGGTCTCGATCTAGAATCTGCGAGCTATCTACGCCGTCTAATAGAAGTCAATTTGGGCAATGACGATGGCCTGCAACGTGAATTCAGCCATTTGATAGAGGCCATGGTAGCAGAGCACACTAGCCTTTAG